A stretch of the Mycobacterium sp. ITM-2016-00317 genome encodes the following:
- a CDS encoding response regulator transcription factor encodes MTRVLIADDDDVVRDVVRRYLERDGLDVYTAHDGTEALRLLGSRHIDVAVLDVMMPGPDGMTLCRSLRQRGDYSVPVILLTALGEESDRIAGLEAGADDYLTKPFSPRELALRVKSVLRRAPAVGGVSPVDITSGDLTVTTASRTVSVAGNPVSLTNREFDLLLFFLAHTDTVFTREDLLKQVWHWNFGDLSTVTVHVKRLRSKLGDRHRVQTVWGRGYMWASGADG; translated from the coding sequence GTGACCAGGGTCCTGATCGCCGATGACGACGACGTCGTCCGCGATGTCGTGCGTCGTTATCTGGAGCGAGACGGCTTGGACGTCTACACCGCCCACGACGGCACCGAAGCGCTGCGCCTGCTCGGTTCGCGGCACATCGACGTCGCGGTGCTGGACGTGATGATGCCGGGCCCGGACGGGATGACCCTGTGCCGCAGCCTGCGTCAGCGCGGGGACTACTCGGTGCCGGTGATCCTGCTGACCGCCCTCGGCGAGGAGTCGGACCGGATCGCCGGGCTGGAAGCCGGCGCCGACGACTACCTGACCAAGCCGTTCAGCCCCCGTGAGCTCGCGCTGCGGGTCAAGTCGGTGCTGCGGCGCGCCCCGGCCGTCGGCGGGGTGTCCCCCGTCGACATCACCTCCGGGGACCTGACGGTGACGACCGCATCGCGCACCGTGAGCGTGGCGGGCAACCCGGTCAGCCTGACCAACCGCGAGTTCGATCTGCTGCTGTTCTTCCTGGCCCATACCGACACCGTCTTCACCCGCGAGGACCTGCTCAAGCAGGTCTGGCACTGGAACTTCGGTGACCTGTCCACGGTCACGGTGCACGTCAAACGGCTGCGCTCGAAGCTGGGCGACCGGCATCGCGTGCAGACCGTGTGGGGTCGCGGCTACATGTGGGCCTCCGGTGCCGACGGCTGA
- a CDS encoding VWA domain-containing protein: MTFEPVLPPLLLAVAAGALIALRLVALRAAAGAGRRSVLRWSTTTAAMLLILLAAARPVSGAAEDTEPGRPAQTGANVYFVVDRSADSALTDPDGRQRMAQMRDDIGELVAAHPGARFALISFASRPAIDWPLSDDAWSLQPLVETLTPYAGPTADSTTVNAAAAANVLRYQLIAAGQQYPSAPNLVYYLGSGAPESTVPQGEFEAPPVDGGAVLGYGSGRGEATLRAIADQLGVPFVSRATGGPLPVDTAAADAADAAREPADAPTRVEFYWLCTMLAGLLLLVEIYLTARDLLRARATRREVLS; encoded by the coding sequence ATGACCTTCGAACCGGTGCTGCCCCCGCTGCTGCTGGCTGTCGCCGCGGGCGCGCTGATCGCACTGCGGCTGGTGGCGTTGCGCGCGGCCGCCGGTGCGGGTCGGCGCTCTGTGCTGCGCTGGTCCACCACGACCGCGGCCATGCTCCTGATCCTGCTGGCCGCCGCGCGCCCGGTCAGCGGCGCGGCCGAGGACACCGAGCCCGGTCGCCCCGCGCAGACCGGCGCCAACGTCTACTTCGTCGTCGACCGGTCGGCGGACTCGGCGCTGACCGATCCCGACGGCAGACAGCGGATGGCGCAGATGCGCGACGACATCGGCGAACTCGTCGCCGCACATCCGGGGGCGCGGTTCGCGCTGATCAGCTTCGCGTCCCGGCCTGCCATCGACTGGCCGTTGTCCGACGACGCCTGGAGCCTGCAGCCCCTCGTCGAGACCCTCACCCCGTACGCCGGTCCCACCGCCGACAGCACCACGGTCAACGCCGCCGCGGCGGCGAACGTGCTGCGCTACCAGCTGATCGCGGCCGGCCAGCAGTATCCGTCCGCGCCGAACCTCGTCTACTACCTCGGTTCCGGCGCACCGGAGTCGACCGTGCCGCAGGGCGAGTTCGAGGCTCCCCCGGTCGACGGCGGGGCGGTGCTCGGATACGGGTCCGGCCGCGGCGAAGCCACCTTGCGCGCCATCGCCGACCAGTTGGGCGTGCCGTTCGTGTCGCGCGCCACCGGCGGACCGCTGCCGGTGGACACCGCCGCCGCCGACGCCGCCGACGCGGCCCGGGAACCCGCGGACGCGCCCACCCGCGTCGAGTTCTATTGGCTGTGCACGATGCTGGCGGGGCTGCTGCTGCTCGTCGAGATCTACCTGACCGCGCGGGACCTGTTGCGGGCGCGGGCCACCCGTCGGGAGGTGCTGTCATGA
- a CDS encoding DUF3349 domain-containing protein, which produces MTRFLARIVAWIAAGYPEGVPGPDRVPLLALLRRRLTDDEVRAVVAELVAGEGPDIDPVDIGVLITHITDELPSPDDIERVRARLATCGWPLDDPRDDPEEDR; this is translated from the coding sequence GTGACCAGATTTCTCGCCAGGATCGTGGCGTGGATCGCGGCCGGCTATCCGGAGGGCGTGCCGGGGCCCGACCGCGTTCCGCTACTGGCCCTGCTGCGCCGACGGCTCACCGACGACGAGGTCAGAGCCGTCGTCGCCGAGCTCGTCGCCGGCGAAGGGCCGGACATCGACCCCGTCGACATCGGGGTGCTGATCACCCACATCACCGACGAATTGCCGTCCCCCGACGACATCGAGCGGGTCCGGGCGAGGCTGGCCACCTGCGGCTGGCCGCTCGACGATCCGCGCGACGACCCGGAGGAGGACCGATAG
- a CDS encoding pyridoxamine 5'-phosphate oxidase family protein has translation MSRQVTSADELREIVGHPNAAVAAKVRSRLSAAEQQWLSQSPLGFVATLDGDGRLDVSPKGDPAGFVQILDDRTIAIPERPGNKRVDGFLNVLERPRVGTLFVIPGRGDTLRINGSARIMADADYFDAMAVQGKRPILALEISVEEVFFHCAKAFLRAQAWKPETWNPTAVPSAAELARAIYTNRYPDIDADEIRRGLDEDNMRKALY, from the coding sequence ATGAGCCGTCAAGTGACCTCCGCCGACGAACTGCGCGAGATCGTCGGACACCCCAACGCGGCGGTGGCCGCCAAGGTGCGGTCCCGGTTGTCCGCGGCCGAACAGCAGTGGCTGTCGCAGTCGCCGCTGGGTTTCGTCGCGACGCTGGACGGTGACGGTCGCCTCGACGTGTCACCGAAGGGGGACCCGGCCGGGTTCGTGCAGATTCTCGACGACCGCACCATCGCGATTCCCGAACGCCCGGGCAACAAGCGCGTCGACGGCTTCCTGAACGTGCTGGAGCGCCCGCGGGTGGGCACGCTGTTCGTGATTCCGGGCCGCGGCGACACCCTGCGGATCAACGGCAGCGCCCGGATCATGGCCGACGCCGACTACTTCGACGCGATGGCGGTGCAGGGCAAGCGGCCCATCCTGGCGCTGGAGATCAGCGTCGAAGAGGTCTTCTTCCACTGCGCGAAGGCGTTCCTGCGGGCACAGGCATGGAAGCCGGAGACCTGGAACCCGACCGCGGTGCCGAGCGCGGCCGAACTGGCCAGGGCGATCTACACCAACAGGTACCCCGACATCGACGCCGACGAGATCCGCAGGGGACTCGACGAGGACAACATGCGCAAAGCCCTGTACTGA
- a CDS encoding nitronate monooxygenase: MTTSTALCEQFGIDFPLFAFSHCRDVVAAVTNAGGFGVLGATAYSPEQLDQELAWIDDAVGGKPYGVDLIVPAKFEGKGEKLSSTDLAGRIPQAYKDLVDELLRAHDIEPEPERRLGKPMLSGNTGHELLDVALTHPVKLIANALGVPPDYMIEAGKERGIPVAALVGAKEHAVKQAAAGVDLIVAQGTEAGGHCGEVSTLVVVPEVLEALADIGNSTPVLAAGGIVTGRQMAGMVAMGAAGAWTGSVWLTTEEAETAPHTVNKMLAASSRDTVRSAGRTGKPSRQLVSDWTNAWAPNKDGQQPLPLPLQSMLCEPVIRRIDVLASQGHEGAQALATYFVGQGVGLMNKVKPAREVVREFIEDYVAAAERLSNSLPG; the protein is encoded by the coding sequence ATGACGACGTCCACAGCGCTGTGTGAGCAGTTCGGTATCGACTTCCCGCTCTTCGCGTTCAGCCACTGCCGCGACGTGGTCGCCGCGGTGACCAATGCCGGCGGCTTCGGCGTGCTCGGCGCGACCGCCTACAGCCCCGAACAGCTCGACCAGGAGCTGGCGTGGATCGACGACGCCGTCGGCGGCAAGCCCTACGGCGTGGATCTGATCGTGCCCGCCAAGTTCGAGGGCAAGGGCGAGAAGCTGTCCAGCACCGACCTGGCCGGACGAATCCCGCAGGCCTACAAGGACCTCGTCGACGAACTGCTGCGCGCCCACGACATCGAACCCGAACCCGAGCGCCGGCTGGGCAAGCCGATGCTGTCGGGCAACACCGGCCACGAGTTGCTCGACGTCGCGCTGACCCATCCGGTCAAGCTGATCGCCAACGCCCTCGGCGTGCCGCCGGACTACATGATCGAAGCGGGCAAGGAACGGGGCATCCCGGTCGCGGCGCTGGTCGGGGCCAAGGAGCACGCGGTCAAGCAGGCCGCCGCGGGCGTGGATCTGATCGTCGCGCAGGGCACCGAGGCCGGTGGCCACTGCGGCGAGGTGAGCACGCTGGTCGTGGTGCCCGAGGTGCTCGAAGCGCTTGCCGACATCGGCAACTCGACGCCGGTGCTGGCCGCCGGTGGCATCGTGACCGGCCGCCAGATGGCCGGCATGGTCGCGATGGGCGCCGCCGGCGCGTGGACGGGTTCGGTGTGGCTGACCACCGAGGAGGCCGAGACCGCGCCCCATACCGTCAACAAGATGCTGGCCGCCAGCTCACGCGACACCGTGCGTTCCGCGGGCCGCACCGGAAAGCCGTCGCGACAGCTGGTGTCGGACTGGACGAACGCGTGGGCGCCGAACAAGGACGGTCAGCAGCCGCTCCCGCTGCCGCTGCAGTCGATGCTGTGCGAGCCGGTGATCCGCCGGATCGACGTGCTGGCCTCCCAGGGCCACGAGGGCGCGCAGGCGCTCGCGACCTACTTCGTCGGCCAGGGCGTCGGCCTGATGAACAAGGTGAAGCCGGCCCGCGAGGTCGTCCGCGAGTTCATCGAGGACTACGTGGCCGCCGCGGAGCGCCTCAGCAACTCACTTCCCGGCTGA
- the menE gene encoding o-succinylbenzoate--CoA ligase — MVRDVLAGRAAILPVPAGDPGQAELLTTALRAGQPIGDDIAVVLSTSGTTGTPKGAMLTVRALTASADATHARLGGPGRWLLALPAYHVAGFQVLVRSALAGAPPVTVPPSFTAPQLVSGIDAMGPGRRYTSLVAAQLDKALRDPHAALALAGLDAVLIGGGPMPAGVAERASAAGISVVRTYGMSETAGGCVYDGIPLDGVAVRIDGGGRIWLGGPTVATGYRNPVSPDPFAEPGWFRTDDLGAVQDSGRLQVLGRVDDAISTGGLKVLPGIVEAAVATHPAVADCAVFGVADERLGQRVAVAVVPTPGSSITLEELRSHVAATLPSSAAPRQLHIVGELPLRGIGKVDRRALASRFG, encoded by the coding sequence GTGGTCCGCGACGTCCTCGCCGGCCGCGCCGCCATCCTTCCGGTGCCCGCCGGTGACCCCGGCCAGGCGGAGCTGCTGACCACCGCGTTGCGCGCCGGCCAGCCGATCGGCGACGACATCGCGGTGGTGCTGTCCACGTCGGGCACCACCGGTACCCCCAAGGGCGCGATGCTGACGGTGCGTGCGCTGACCGCGAGTGCCGACGCGACGCATGCGCGGCTCGGCGGGCCGGGCCGCTGGCTGCTGGCGCTGCCCGCCTACCACGTCGCCGGATTCCAGGTGCTGGTTCGCAGCGCGCTCGCCGGCGCCCCGCCGGTGACCGTGCCGCCGTCGTTCACCGCACCACAGCTGGTCTCGGGGATCGACGCGATGGGACCGGGCCGCCGCTACACGTCGCTGGTCGCCGCGCAACTGGACAAGGCACTGCGCGACCCGCACGCGGCCCTGGCACTGGCCGGCCTGGACGCGGTGCTGATCGGCGGCGGTCCGATGCCCGCGGGCGTGGCCGAAAGAGCCTCTGCGGCAGGTATTTCCGTGGTCCGCACCTACGGGATGAGCGAGACCGCCGGCGGCTGCGTCTACGACGGCATCCCCCTCGACGGGGTCGCGGTGCGCATCGACGGCGGCGGCCGGATCTGGCTGGGCGGCCCGACCGTCGCCACCGGCTACCGAAACCCGGTCTCCCCCGACCCGTTCGCCGAGCCCGGCTGGTTCCGCACCGACGACCTCGGTGCGGTGCAGGATTCGGGGCGGCTGCAGGTGCTGGGCCGGGTGGACGACGCGATCAGCACCGGAGGGCTCAAGGTGCTGCCCGGCATCGTGGAGGCCGCCGTGGCAACCCACCCCGCGGTCGCCGACTGCGCAGTGTTCGGCGTCGCCGACGAGCGCCTCGGGCAGCGGGTGGCGGTCGCGGTGGTCCCGACGCCCGGATCGTCGATCACGTTGGAAGAGTTACGGTCTCACGTCGCCGCGACGCTGCCGTCGTCCGCGGCGCCACGTCAGCTGCACATCGTCGGGGAGCTGCCGCTGCGTGGCATCGGCAAGGTGGACCGGCGCGCGCTCGCCAGCCGGTTCGGCTGA
- a CDS encoding inorganic phosphate transporter, which produces MSAELVILVLLIATALAFDFTNGFHDTGNAMATSIATGALKPKTAVILAGILNLVGAFLSVEVAVTVTTSVLKIQDSDTGQLIPSIDASTGLTIIFAGLIGGILWNLLTWLFGIPSSSSHALFGGLIGAGLAAVGLAGVNWSGVTAKVLIPAVAAPVIACLVACCGTWLVYRVTRNVAKKRREQGFRWGQIATASLVALSHGTNDAQKTMGVIALALITTGHLSGDVKEQGLPFWIIASCALAIGLGTYLGGWRVIRTLGKGLVEIESPQGLAAEASSAAIILSSSAAGMALSTTHVATGSILGSGVGKPGAEVRWAVAGRMAVAWLITLPAAGLVGALSFWLSYGVESLTGSSLAGDGLIFVLLCALSFYLWWRAQHQKVDRHNVNADWDDSTNSVIPAELREQRADTKPAAPGKERTLT; this is translated from the coding sequence ATGAGCGCAGAGCTTGTCATCTTGGTGCTGTTGATAGCCACCGCGCTGGCTTTCGACTTCACCAACGGCTTTCACGACACCGGCAACGCGATGGCGACCTCCATCGCGACCGGCGCGCTCAAGCCCAAGACGGCGGTGATCCTGGCCGGCATCCTGAATCTGGTCGGCGCCTTCCTGTCCGTCGAGGTCGCCGTCACGGTCACCACCTCGGTGCTCAAGATCCAGGACAGCGACACCGGTCAGCTGATCCCGTCGATCGACGCGTCGACCGGATTGACGATCATCTTCGCCGGCCTGATCGGCGGCATCCTGTGGAACCTGCTGACCTGGTTGTTCGGTATCCCGTCGAGTTCCTCGCACGCGCTGTTCGGCGGTCTGATCGGCGCCGGCCTGGCCGCGGTCGGGCTGGCCGGGGTCAACTGGTCCGGGGTCACGGCGAAGGTGCTGATCCCGGCCGTCGCCGCGCCGGTGATCGCGTGCCTGGTCGCCTGCTGCGGCACCTGGCTGGTCTACCGCGTCACCCGCAACGTGGCCAAGAAGCGGCGCGAACAGGGCTTCCGCTGGGGCCAGATCGCGACCGCGTCCCTGGTCGCGCTGTCGCACGGCACCAACGACGCGCAGAAGACGATGGGCGTGATCGCGCTGGCGCTGATCACCACCGGCCACCTGAGCGGGGACGTCAAGGAGCAGGGCCTGCCGTTCTGGATCATCGCGTCGTGCGCGTTGGCGATCGGGCTGGGCACCTACCTGGGCGGGTGGCGGGTCATCCGCACCCTCGGCAAGGGTCTGGTCGAGATCGAGTCGCCGCAGGGCCTGGCGGCCGAGGCGTCGTCGGCGGCCATCATCCTGAGCTCCAGCGCTGCTGGCATGGCGCTGTCGACCACGCACGTGGCCACCGGCTCGATCCTGGGCAGCGGTGTCGGCAAGCCCGGGGCCGAGGTGCGCTGGGCGGTGGCCGGCCGGATGGCGGTGGCGTGGCTGATCACCCTGCCCGCCGCCGGCCTGGTCGGTGCGCTGTCGTTCTGGCTGTCCTACGGCGTCGAGTCGCTCACCGGGTCGTCGCTGGCCGGCGACGGCCTGATCTTCGTGCTGCTGTGCGCGCTGTCGTTCTACCTGTGGTGGCGCGCCCAGCACCAGAAGGTGGACCGGCACAACGTCAACGCTGATTGGGACGACTCGACCAACTCGGTGATTCCGGCCGAACTGCGCGAGCAGCGCGCCGACACCAAGCCCGCCGCGCCGGGGAAGGAACGGACCCTGACATGA
- a CDS encoding sensor histidine kinase, with product MVGWALACSVPVVLIGAAVIRLARSWSLAVSMVALVLIPVLATLAGVLGASGFMVTETFERTAAVLVVVSVVAIPAAVMLGRYQARRTVWEAEIRDSENAAEQSRRRLIAFVSHDLRTPLAGIRALSEAIADGVVPGDEVRVYAKHIEHESVRLSEMVDDLFEMSKINAGALTPSFDRVALDEVVDDVVAAHRITAERAGVRLVASIPEQAVQVVGSDRALVRVLSNLVANAIAHTPSGGTVELALGSDAHSVWARVDDTGVGIDEADLPRVFDVAYRGSNSRVPRTDPSLPSGSGLGLAIAAGLVQAHHGTLTAHNLPTGARFEVRLPPAY from the coding sequence ATGGTTGGTTGGGCACTGGCCTGCTCGGTGCCCGTGGTGCTGATCGGCGCGGCGGTGATCCGGCTGGCCCGGTCCTGGTCGCTCGCGGTCAGCATGGTCGCCCTGGTGCTGATCCCGGTGCTGGCCACCCTGGCGGGCGTGCTGGGGGCCAGCGGATTCATGGTCACCGAGACCTTCGAGCGGACGGCGGCCGTGCTGGTCGTGGTATCGGTGGTGGCGATCCCGGCCGCGGTGATGCTGGGCCGATATCAGGCCCGGCGCACGGTGTGGGAGGCCGAGATCCGTGACTCGGAGAACGCCGCCGAACAGTCGCGGCGGCGGTTGATCGCGTTCGTCAGCCACGACCTGCGTACCCCGCTGGCCGGCATCCGCGCGCTCTCCGAGGCGATCGCCGACGGCGTGGTCCCCGGCGACGAGGTCCGGGTGTACGCCAAACACATTGAGCACGAATCGGTTCGGCTCTCGGAGATGGTCGACGACCTGTTCGAGATGTCGAAGATCAACGCAGGCGCGCTGACGCCGTCGTTCGACCGGGTGGCCCTCGACGAGGTCGTCGACGATGTGGTGGCCGCGCACCGGATCACGGCCGAACGCGCCGGGGTGCGACTGGTGGCGAGCATCCCCGAACAGGCGGTGCAGGTGGTCGGCAGCGACCGGGCGCTGGTGCGTGTGTTGTCGAATCTGGTGGCCAACGCGATCGCGCACACCCCGTCGGGCGGGACGGTCGAGCTGGCGCTGGGCAGTGACGCGCACAGTGTGTGGGCGCGCGTCGACGACACCGGGGTCGGCATCGACGAGGCGGACCTGCCGCGGGTGTTCGACGTGGCCTATCGCGGGTCGAACAGCCGTGTGCCGCGCACGGATCCGTCGCTGCCGAGCGGTTCGGGGCTGGGCCTGGCGATCGCGGCCGGTCTGGTGCAGGCCCACCACGGCACGCTGACCGCGCACAACCTGCCGACCGGCGCGCGCTTCGAGGTGCGGCTGCCGCCGGCGTACTAG
- a CDS encoding AAA family ATPase has product MNAAPMPRQSGDDVREARRVLAALADAFSAKVVGQEHLRETLLIGLLTGGHILLESVPGLAKTTAARVVAESIDGRFRRIQCTPDLLPSDIIGTQVYDAATTSFVTQLGPVHANVVLLDEINRSSAKTQSAMLEAMEERQTTIAGVVYPIPEPFLVVATQNPVDQEGTYALSEAQTDRFLLKEIVRYPSPEQEVEVLMRLDAGLFDREHPVRPVATLDDIRRLQRVTREVYMSRDLMLYASRLVGVTREPGNYLPATVARLIEYGASPRATIALCTSARALALLSGRDHVVPGDIADLAHRVLQHRLILGFEAASAGVTPDVVIDAVLRAVRVP; this is encoded by the coding sequence ATGAATGCCGCCCCGATGCCCCGCCAGTCCGGTGACGACGTCCGCGAGGCGAGACGGGTGCTGGCGGCGCTGGCCGACGCGTTCTCGGCCAAGGTGGTCGGGCAGGAGCACCTGCGCGAGACACTGCTGATCGGGCTGCTGACCGGCGGGCACATCCTGCTGGAGAGCGTGCCCGGACTGGCCAAGACCACCGCGGCCCGCGTCGTCGCCGAGTCGATCGACGGCCGGTTCCGCCGGATCCAGTGCACGCCCGACCTGCTGCCCAGCGACATCATCGGCACCCAGGTCTACGACGCGGCCACCACCTCGTTCGTCACCCAGTTGGGCCCGGTGCACGCCAACGTGGTGCTGCTCGACGAGATCAACCGCTCCAGCGCGAAGACCCAGAGCGCGATGCTCGAAGCGATGGAGGAACGCCAGACCACGATCGCCGGCGTGGTGTATCCCATCCCGGAGCCGTTCCTGGTGGTCGCGACGCAGAACCCCGTCGACCAGGAGGGCACCTACGCGCTGTCGGAGGCGCAGACCGACCGGTTCCTGCTCAAGGAGATCGTGCGCTACCCTTCGCCGGAGCAGGAGGTCGAGGTGCTCATGCGGCTCGACGCAGGGCTGTTCGACCGGGAGCACCCTGTCCGCCCCGTCGCGACGCTCGACGACATCCGCCGGCTTCAGCGGGTCACCCGCGAGGTGTACATGAGCCGCGACCTGATGCTCTACGCCAGCCGCCTGGTCGGGGTGACCCGCGAACCCGGCAACTACCTGCCCGCCACGGTGGCGCGGCTCATCGAGTACGGCGCCAGCCCGCGGGCCACCATCGCGCTGTGCACCTCGGCCCGTGCGCTGGCGCTGCTGTCGGGCCGCGACCACGTCGTGCCCGGTGACATCGCCGACCTCGCCCACCGGGTGCTGCAGCATCGGCTGATCCTCGGTTTCGAGGCCGCCAGCGCGGGGGTCACGCCCGACGTGGTGATCGACGCCGTGCTGCGCGCGGTCCGGGTGCCCTGA
- a CDS encoding 1,4-dihydroxy-2-naphthoate polyprenyltransferase produces the protein MASFAQWVEGARPRTLPNAVAPVIAGTGAAAWLDAASWWKALLALVVAVGMIVGVNFANDYSDGIRGTDDVRSGPLRLVGSKLAAPRSVLTAAVLSLTVGALAGLVLAWFSAPWLIAVGAVCIAGAWLYTGGSKPYGYSGLGEVAVFVFFGLVAVLGTQYTQALRIDWVGVTLAVATGCLSSAVLVANNLRDIPTDAESGKITLAVRLGDAKTRVLFQVLLAVAFALTLVLIAATPWCAAGLVALPLAVRAAKPVRAGSGGKDLIPVLKDTGLTMLVWAVAVSTALAFG, from the coding sequence GTGGCCAGTTTCGCGCAGTGGGTAGAGGGGGCGCGTCCCCGCACGCTGCCCAACGCCGTCGCACCCGTGATCGCGGGCACCGGTGCCGCCGCGTGGCTGGATGCCGCGTCGTGGTGGAAAGCGTTGCTCGCGTTGGTCGTCGCGGTCGGCATGATCGTCGGGGTCAACTTCGCCAACGACTATTCCGACGGTATCCGCGGCACCGACGACGTCCGCTCCGGACCGCTGCGACTGGTGGGCTCCAAGCTCGCGGCGCCGCGGTCGGTGCTGACGGCCGCGGTGCTCAGCCTGACCGTCGGCGCGCTGGCCGGACTGGTGCTGGCGTGGTTCTCCGCGCCGTGGCTGATCGCGGTCGGGGCGGTGTGCATCGCCGGGGCGTGGCTCTACACCGGCGGCTCCAAGCCCTACGGGTACTCCGGCCTCGGCGAGGTCGCGGTGTTCGTGTTCTTCGGCCTCGTCGCGGTGCTGGGCACCCAGTACACCCAGGCGCTGCGCATCGACTGGGTCGGTGTCACGCTCGCCGTGGCGACCGGATGCCTGTCCTCGGCGGTGCTGGTGGCCAACAACCTGCGCGACATCCCGACCGACGCGGAGTCCGGAAAGATCACCCTGGCGGTGCGGCTCGGGGACGCGAAGACCCGGGTGCTGTTCCAGGTGCTGCTGGCGGTCGCGTTCGCGCTGACGCTGGTACTGATCGCGGCCACCCCGTGGTGCGCGGCCGGGCTGGTGGCCCTGCCGCTGGCGGTGCGCGCCGCCAAACCGGTGCGCGCCGGATCCGGGGGCAAGGACCTGATCCCGGTACTCAAGGACACCGGGCTGACGATGCTGGTGTGGGCGGTGGCGGTCAGCACCGCGCTGGCCTTCGGATAG
- a CDS encoding DUF58 domain-containing protein, whose product MGKHLNRARSHFGTDTRGLLEGGRHALLHTRTLEFDELRPYVPGDDVRDIDWKASARSGAVLIKRFVSEKHHKILLVADAGRNMHALAPSRERKRDVALHVMGALGLITLGRADEIGMVYGDARGSIRVRQRRGENHIESMLQHYQDQSTRSGPSDIVCQLDYVATHYRHPMLVVAVSDEPEPDDRLGEALARLTARHDVMWAMVADMPAVEAEHGGYDVTTGRPVLGAAAVDPRVVAAYRRAEDRRVQHLTEFLAAQGVSHATIGRSTQIRRTLTAMTRVWSRAG is encoded by the coding sequence GTGGGTAAACACCTCAACCGGGCCAGGTCGCACTTCGGCACCGACACGCGCGGCCTGCTCGAAGGCGGTCGGCACGCGCTGCTGCACACCCGGACACTGGAATTCGACGAGTTGCGGCCCTACGTGCCCGGCGACGACGTCCGCGACATCGACTGGAAGGCCTCGGCCCGCTCCGGCGCCGTCCTGATCAAACGCTTCGTGTCCGAGAAGCACCACAAGATCCTGCTCGTCGCCGACGCAGGCCGGAACATGCACGCGCTGGCCCCCAGCCGGGAACGCAAACGCGATGTGGCACTTCACGTGATGGGGGCGCTCGGCCTGATCACCCTCGGCCGCGCCGACGAGATCGGCATGGTCTACGGCGACGCTCGGGGCAGCATCCGGGTACGCCAGCGCCGCGGCGAAAACCACATCGAGAGCATGCTGCAGCACTACCAGGACCAGAGCACCCGATCGGGGCCGAGTGACATCGTGTGCCAGTTGGACTATGTGGCAACGCATTACCGGCATCCGATGCTGGTCGTCGCGGTGTCCGACGAACCCGAACCCGACGACCGCCTCGGCGAGGCGCTGGCCAGGCTGACCGCGCGCCACGACGTCATGTGGGCGATGGTCGCCGACATGCCCGCGGTGGAGGCTGAGCACGGCGGCTACGACGTCACCACCGGGCGGCCGGTGCTCGGTGCGGCCGCCGTGGACCCGCGCGTGGTCGCCGCCTACCGCCGCGCCGAGGACCGGCGCGTCCAGCACCTCACGGAATTCCTGGCAGCACAGGGGGTTTCGCATGCGACGATCGGCCGGTCGACTCAGATCCGGCGCACCCTCACCGCGATGACCAGGGTGTGGTCGCGTGCCGGATGA
- a CDS encoding S-methyl-5'-thioadenosine phosphorylase encodes MLGVIGGSGFYSFFGADARTVEMDTPYGSPSAPITIGAVGAHEVAFLPRHGVHHEFSPHTVPYRANMWALRALGVRRVFGPCAVGSLDPNLGPGAVVVPDQLVDRTSGRPDTYFDSGGIHVGFADPYCPTLRSAVTDLPGVLDGGAMVVIQGPRFSTRAESRWFADQGFRLVNMTGYPESVLARELEMCYAAIALVTDVDAGVEAGQGVRAVDVFAEFQRNMGPFKQLVHQAIDRVDLERSCTHCLAHEGVQLPFDLP; translated from the coding sequence GTGCTGGGGGTCATCGGGGGCAGCGGCTTCTACTCGTTCTTCGGGGCCGATGCCCGGACGGTGGAGATGGACACCCCGTACGGGTCGCCCAGCGCGCCGATCACGATCGGCGCCGTCGGCGCCCACGAGGTCGCCTTCCTGCCCAGACATGGTGTGCACCACGAATTCTCGCCCCACACCGTGCCCTACCGGGCCAACATGTGGGCGCTGCGCGCGCTCGGTGTGCGGCGGGTCTTCGGACCCTGCGCGGTCGGCAGCCTCGACCCGAATCTCGGGCCCGGCGCGGTCGTGGTGCCCGACCAGCTCGTCGACCGCACGTCGGGCCGGCCCGACACGTATTTCGACTCTGGCGGCATCCACGTGGGCTTCGCCGACCCGTACTGCCCGACGCTGCGGTCGGCGGTGACCGACCTGCCCGGCGTGCTCGACGGCGGCGCGATGGTGGTGATCCAGGGTCCGCGGTTCTCCACCCGCGCGGAGAGCAGGTGGTTCGCAGATCAGGGCTTCCGGCTGGTGAACATGACCGGCTACCCCGAGTCTGTGCTGGCTCGTGAACTGGAGATGTGTTACGCCGCAATCGCTCTGGTGACCGATGTGGATGCGGGCGTGGAAGCGGGCCAGGGCGTGCGGGCGGTCGACGTGTTCGCCGAGTTCCAGCGCAACATGGGGCCGTTCAAACAGCTCGTCCACCAGGCGATCGACCGGGTGGACCTCGAGCGCTCGTGTACGCACTGCCTGGCCCACGAGGGTGTGCAGTTGCCGTTCGACCTGCCCTGA